A section of the Scleropages formosus chromosome 12, fSclFor1.1, whole genome shotgun sequence genome encodes:
- the nxpe3 gene encoding NXPE family member 3 isoform X2, whose protein sequence is MEIMAVQGTCRNLCKFAPIFLLLVLSGLLFLLRNMQSLEKLNGKTVLALYNVPNIIEATFRPLASARLDWNQSHCRSLGLAPSPEEATEEHHLLESIAWPESPGPLLPLQKSSDPAHSFFTIWPADREWHVGDQLQVLVHMRDFQGHPKHHGGDFLLARLYSPKLGAGVAGHVVDHQNGLYSVLFWLPWEGQAYMKVTMVHSSEAVRVLKRLREERPDRVYFKSLFRSGPFSETTVCNLCLPSHQPLCNYTNSRTGEPWFCYKPKLLSCDVRVSHAKGGYQKNLLTRKEELLFQSNVNIKVSIPALGPDHITVLPESKAKPEKEKSGVVKFLPSGFYYNHVWQTTSRAPLRQFLDTSAITQCLQGKAVLIFGDSTARQWYEYLNAAVPDLKEVNLNSPKNVGPFMSVDIVHNILLKYRCHGPPIRFSTVAASQLHYIADELEDVAGGRDTVVMVSVWSHFSTFPVEVYIRRLRAIRRAILHLLQRAPDTLVIVRTGNPQALNQEVSLYNSDWFSLQFYVVLRSMFQGLNVVLVDAWEMVVAHHLPHDLHPPLAIIKNMINVILSHVCPDKS, encoded by the exons ATGGAGATTATGGCCGTTCAGGGCACGTGCAGAAACCTGTGCAAGTTTGCACCCATCTTCCTTCTCTTAGTCCTGTCAGGACTCCTTTTTCTGCTCCGCAACATGCAGAGCCTGGAG AAATTAAACGGCAAGACAGTGTTGGCACTCTACAATGTTCCGAACATCATTGAGGCCACCTTCAGGCCTCTTGCCTCGGCACGGTTGGACTGGAACCAGAGCCACTGTAGATCACTGGGCCTGGCGCCATCTCCAGAAGAAGCTACTGAGGAGCACCACTTGTTGGAGTCCATTGCCTGGCCAGAATCCCCAGGCCCACTGCTTCCACTACAGAAGAGCAGTGACCCTGCCCACAGCTTCTTCACCATTTGGCCAGCAGACAGGGAGTGGCACGTGGGCGATCAGCTACAGGTGCTGGTTCATATGCGAGACTTCCAAGGCCATCCTAAACACCATGGCGGTGATTTCTTGCTGGCCCGGCTATACTCACCTAAGCTGGGCGCAGGTGTAGCTGGACATGTGGTAGATCACCAGAATGGGTTGTACTCAGTGCTGTTCTGGCTGCCATGGGAGGGCCAAGCGTACATGAAGGTGACAATGGTGCACTCCAGCGAGGCGGTACGAGTGCTGAAGCGTCTACGTGAGGAGCGCCCTGACCGCGTGTACTTCAAAAGCCTCTTTCGCTCTGGTCCCTTCTCAGAGACCACCGTCTGCAATCTGTGCCTTCCATCCCACCAGCCACTCTGCAACTATACGAACAGTCGCACAGGAGAACCCTGGTTCTGCTACAAGCCAAAGCTGCTGAGCTGTGACGTGCGTGTCAGCCATGCCAAGGGTGGGTACCAGAAGAACCTGCTCACCAGGAAAGAGGAGCTTCTCTTCCAGAG CAATGTTAACATCAAGGTTTCCATTCCTGCATTGGGGCCAGACCATATAACTGTGCTGCCCGAGAGCAAAG CAAAGCCGGAGAAGGAGAAGAGCGGGGTTGTGAAGTTTCTTCCCTCTGGGTTCTACTATAACCACGTGTGGCAGACCACCAGCAGGGCCCCCCTGCGCCAGTTCCTCGACACATCTGCCATCACGCAGTGTCTGCAAGGGAAAGCGGTGCTCATTTTTGGAGACTCCACTGCGCGTCAGTGGTATGAATACCTTAACGCCGCAGTCCCAG ACTTGAAAGAGGTTAACCTGAACAGTCCAAAGAACGTGGGCCCCTTCATGTCAGTGGACATCGTGCACAACATCCTGTTGAAGTACCGCTGCCATGGTCCGCCTATTCGGTTCTCCACTGTGGCCGCCAGCCAGCTGCACTACATAGCCGACGAACTAGAGGATGTGGCGGGCGGCCGTGACACAGTCGTCATGGTGAGCGTGTGGTCGCACTTCAGCACCTTCCCGGTGGAAGTGTACATCCGGCGTTTGCGTGCCATCCGCAGAGCGATCCTGCATCTGCTGCAGCGCGCCCCGGACACGCTGGTCATAGTGCGCACAGGCAACCCGCAGGCCCTCAACCAGGAGGTCAGCCTGTACAACAGTGACTGGTTTTCCCTGCAGTTTTATGTTGTGCTGCGCAGCATGTTCCAGGGACTCAATGTGGTCCTGGTGGACGCGTGGGAGATGGTCGTGGCCCACCACCTCCCGCACGATCTGCACCCGCCGCTGGCCATCATTAAGAACATGATTAATGTCATTCTTTCGCATGTGTGCCCTGACAAGAGCTGA
- the nxpe3 gene encoding NXPE family member 3 isoform X1, translating to MCRMNKRKYKNKEIQHLRKLIQTPMKCLPLHREVIFSFFRQKLNGKTVLALYNVPNIIEATFRPLASARLDWNQSHCRSLGLAPSPEEATEEHHLLESIAWPESPGPLLPLQKSSDPAHSFFTIWPADREWHVGDQLQVLVHMRDFQGHPKHHGGDFLLARLYSPKLGAGVAGHVVDHQNGLYSVLFWLPWEGQAYMKVTMVHSSEAVRVLKRLREERPDRVYFKSLFRSGPFSETTVCNLCLPSHQPLCNYTNSRTGEPWFCYKPKLLSCDVRVSHAKGGYQKNLLTRKEELLFQSNVNIKVSIPALGPDHITVLPESKAKPEKEKSGVVKFLPSGFYYNHVWQTTSRAPLRQFLDTSAITQCLQGKAVLIFGDSTARQWYEYLNAAVPDLKEVNLNSPKNVGPFMSVDIVHNILLKYRCHGPPIRFSTVAASQLHYIADELEDVAGGRDTVVMVSVWSHFSTFPVEVYIRRLRAIRRAILHLLQRAPDTLVIVRTGNPQALNQEVSLYNSDWFSLQFYVVLRSMFQGLNVVLVDAWEMVVAHHLPHDLHPPLAIIKNMINVILSHVCPDKS from the exons atgtgcagaatgaataaacgtaaatataagAATAAAGAAATTCAGCACTTACGTAAACTAATTCAAACCCCTATGAAGTGTCTCCCGCTGCACAGAGAAGtaatcttttcctttttccgGCAGAAATTAAACGGCAAGACAGTGTTGGCACTCTACAATGTTCCGAACATCATTGAGGCCACCTTCAGGCCTCTTGCCTCGGCACGGTTGGACTGGAACCAGAGCCACTGTAGATCACTGGGCCTGGCGCCATCTCCAGAAGAAGCTACTGAGGAGCACCACTTGTTGGAGTCCATTGCCTGGCCAGAATCCCCAGGCCCACTGCTTCCACTACAGAAGAGCAGTGACCCTGCCCACAGCTTCTTCACCATTTGGCCAGCAGACAGGGAGTGGCACGTGGGCGATCAGCTACAGGTGCTGGTTCATATGCGAGACTTCCAAGGCCATCCTAAACACCATGGCGGTGATTTCTTGCTGGCCCGGCTATACTCACCTAAGCTGGGCGCAGGTGTAGCTGGACATGTGGTAGATCACCAGAATGGGTTGTACTCAGTGCTGTTCTGGCTGCCATGGGAGGGCCAAGCGTACATGAAGGTGACAATGGTGCACTCCAGCGAGGCGGTACGAGTGCTGAAGCGTCTACGTGAGGAGCGCCCTGACCGCGTGTACTTCAAAAGCCTCTTTCGCTCTGGTCCCTTCTCAGAGACCACCGTCTGCAATCTGTGCCTTCCATCCCACCAGCCACTCTGCAACTATACGAACAGTCGCACAGGAGAACCCTGGTTCTGCTACAAGCCAAAGCTGCTGAGCTGTGACGTGCGTGTCAGCCATGCCAAGGGTGGGTACCAGAAGAACCTGCTCACCAGGAAAGAGGAGCTTCTCTTCCAGAG CAATGTTAACATCAAGGTTTCCATTCCTGCATTGGGGCCAGACCATATAACTGTGCTGCCCGAGAGCAAAG CAAAGCCGGAGAAGGAGAAGAGCGGGGTTGTGAAGTTTCTTCCCTCTGGGTTCTACTATAACCACGTGTGGCAGACCACCAGCAGGGCCCCCCTGCGCCAGTTCCTCGACACATCTGCCATCACGCAGTGTCTGCAAGGGAAAGCGGTGCTCATTTTTGGAGACTCCACTGCGCGTCAGTGGTATGAATACCTTAACGCCGCAGTCCCAG ACTTGAAAGAGGTTAACCTGAACAGTCCAAAGAACGTGGGCCCCTTCATGTCAGTGGACATCGTGCACAACATCCTGTTGAAGTACCGCTGCCATGGTCCGCCTATTCGGTTCTCCACTGTGGCCGCCAGCCAGCTGCACTACATAGCCGACGAACTAGAGGATGTGGCGGGCGGCCGTGACACAGTCGTCATGGTGAGCGTGTGGTCGCACTTCAGCACCTTCCCGGTGGAAGTGTACATCCGGCGTTTGCGTGCCATCCGCAGAGCGATCCTGCATCTGCTGCAGCGCGCCCCGGACACGCTGGTCATAGTGCGCACAGGCAACCCGCAGGCCCTCAACCAGGAGGTCAGCCTGTACAACAGTGACTGGTTTTCCCTGCAGTTTTATGTTGTGCTGCGCAGCATGTTCCAGGGACTCAATGTGGTCCTGGTGGACGCGTGGGAGATGGTCGTGGCCCACCACCTCCCGCACGATCTGCACCCGCCGCTGGCCATCATTAAGAACATGATTAATGTCATTCTTTCGCATGTGTGCCCTGACAAGAGCTGA
- the nfkbiz gene encoding NF-kappa-B inhibitor zeta, protein MIIERGSEDFGAGLVDQDWSMMSSPCDLWSFYGNSASSSSPPEHEGSTGSPSPRSPSCGSESGKKGHHQGGSCTGSPTPRGTYQGVRVKNPVKELIMQKRVRQVPPVPSPENEQVEKFPKSHDHCPALITMLQGTKRPAASSPSGMSSPKRCATYQNSAVTTPSVMLSNVQVNFSNSDVDSSMKEGTLSSGHLLDITSILQQSSECSPVSMATLQVQESPCHPQLIPASSLPHISSPLLSHEPSLYVSTDPLTHYSPSENLASCLHTGSPNPSYYPQTTGNSCLAPEFFPPQLDFSDPSMSLLSPVTQATGSMSFFQWQIQQEEKKLQGLSPEQLMIRDGDGDTFLHIAVAQGRRALAYVLARKMADINVLDLKEHNSQSALQVGVAANQHLIVQDLLTLGAQVNTADCWGRTPLHVCAEKGHALMLQAIHRTLQNMQQQLNIEAVNYDGLTALHTAVLAHNAVLQELGQARLPNCPQTEALLRRRKLLGECISTLLSMGASYKTKDLKSGRTALHIAAEEANVELLRLFLDQPDSLHIINEKAYNGNTVLHVASSLQGRVAQVDTVKLLMRRGADPSSKNLENENPAHLVPEGPLGDQVRRILKGKGARV, encoded by the exons ATGATCATCGAGAGGGGATCCGAGGACTTCGGAGCGGGGCTGGTGGATCAGGACTGGAGCATGATGAGCAGCCCCTGCGATCTGTGGTCCTTCTACGGCAATTCGGCGTCATCTTCGTCACCCCCAGAGCACGAGGGCTCCACGGGGTCCCCGTCCCCGAGGTCGCCGAGCTGCGGCTCCGAGTCCGGGAAGAAGGGCCATCATCAGG GCGGTTCCTGTACCGGGAGCCCGACGCCTCGCGGCACGTATCAGGGCGTGCGCGTGAAGAACCCCGTGAAGGAGCTGATCATGCAAAAGCGCGTGAGGCAAGTTCCCCCGGTGCCGAGCCCCGAGAATGAgcag gttgAAAAGTTTCCGAAAAGCCACGATCACTGTCCAG CATTGATCACCATGCTTCAAGGGACAAAGAGGCCTGCTGCCAGTTCTCCTTCAGGCATGTCCAGCCCTAAGAGATGTGCCACGTACCAGAATTCTGCAGTGACAACCCCCAGTGTCATGCTCAGCAATGTCCAG GTGAATTTTTCCAACAGTGATGTAGACAGTTCCATGAAGGAAGGTACCCTCAGCTCTGGGCATCTTCTGGACATCACATCCATACTGCAGCAGTCCAGCGAGTGCTCcccagtttccatggcaaccctgCAGGTGCAAGAGAGCCCCTGTCATCCACAGCTGATCCCAGCATCCAGTCTCCCCCACATCAGTTCACCGCTGCTGAGCCATGAGCCATCACTCTACGTCTCCACTGACCCTCTGACACACTACTCTCCATCAGAAAACTTGGCTTCTTGTCTCCACACAggcagcccaaaccctagctacTATCCCCAGACTACAGGCAATTCCTGCCTTGCCCCTGAGTTCTTCCCTCCGCAGCTGGACTTTTCAGACCCGTCCATGTCACTCCTCTCACCAGTCACGCAGGCCACTGGGAGCATGTCCTTCTTCCAGTGGCAGATCCAGCAAGAGGAGAAGAAGCTGCAAGGACTGAGCCCCGAACAGCTCATGATTCGGGATGGAGACGGGGACAC GTTCCTGCACATTGCCGTGGCCCAGGGCCGGAGAGCTCTGGCCTATGTGCTGGCCAGGAAGATGGCGGATATCAACGTGCTGGACCTGAAAGAGCACAACAGCCAG AGTGCCCTGCAGGTGGGCGTTGCAGCCAACCAGCACCTGATTGTGCAAGACCTTCTGACCCTAGGGGCCCAGGTGAACACGGCTGACTGCTGGGGCCGTACCCCCCTTCACGTGTGTGCAGAGAAGGGTCATGCGCTAATGCTGCAG GCCATTCACAGAACCCTGCAGaacatgcagcagcagctgaacaTAGAGGCAGTCAACTATGATG GTCTGACAGCATTACACACTGCAGTGCTGGCCCACAATGCCGTGCTGCAAGAGCTGGGCCAGGCGAGGCTGCCCAACTGCCCTCAGACTGAGGCACTGCTGCGCAGACGAAAACTCCTGGGTGAATGCATCAGCACCCTGCTCTCCATGGGGGCTTCCTATAAAACCAAG GATCTTAAAAGTGGCCGTACAGCACTACACATTGCTGCAGAGGAAGCCAATGTGGAGCTCCTGCGTCTTTTTCTGGACCAACCTGATTCTTTGCATATCATCAATGAAAAG GCGTACAATGGGAACACAGTGCTGCACGTGGCCAGTTCCCTGCAGGGAAGGGTCGCTCAGGTGGATACAGTGAAACTGCTCATGCGAAGAGGTGCTGACCCCAGTAGCAAGAACCTGGAGAACGAAAATCCCGCTCATTTAGTGCCAGAGGGACCCTTGGGGGATCAG GTGCGGAGAATCCTGAAGGGCAAAGGAGCACGTGTCTGA